From Streptomyces sp. SAI-135:
GGAGGAGGCCGACAGGCTTGCCTTCGTCGAAGGAGCGGTCGCCGAAGCCGCACGCATCCTGCCCGGCGTCGCGGCACACTTCCCTGAAGGACTGCGGTGAGCCCTGTCATCCGGGTCGATGTCGGCTGGGTGCTGCAGATCCAGTCCGCGATCTCCCCGCTGAACGTGCCGATCGCGGACTGGGGCGCCCTGGGGTTCATGGCCGACCGGCACAAGTTCGAGCGGGAACGCGGGATCCTGTACTACGAGGAGCCCGCCGCCCGGGCGGCGACCTTTCTGCACACCGCGCTGCTGCTGCGGCCCTTCACCGACTACAACCTGGTCATCGGCTGGGCCTGCACCAGCCAGTACATGCACGTCTCCAGCCAGCCACTGCAGGCCAAGGACGACGACCTGTACGAACTCGCCCAAGCGGTCCGCGCCCAGGAAGCCGACCTGCGCACGATCGCGCAGCGGCTGGAGTCCTGGCGCAGCGAGTGATGCCGACGGCTCTCCCGTCATCCTTCGGGACTCTGATGGGGGCGGATGGCCTTCCCGGCCACGAGGGTCCTCACCCCGGAGCGCTTGACGCGGGATTGATGTAGGTACAACATTGGAGGGGTGAGTACCTCGGTCGATGAAATCGTGCAGGACTGCCTGGCGGTGCGTATCCGGTTGATAGGCCGGGCAGTCACCAGCCTCTACGACGGCGCCCTTGAGCGTCACGGGGTGACGATTGCCCAGGTCAACCTGCTTGCCGCACTGGGGAAGGTCGGCCCCTGCCCGCCGGGAAGGCTGGGTGAGGTGCTCCAGCTGGAGAGGTCCACGGTCAGCCGGAACCTGCAACTGCTGCTGAAACAGGGCTGGATCGAGGCTGCGGCGTCCGACGCGAAGGGCATGCGCGAAGTGGTCCTGACCGGCGCAGGCCGAACCAAGATCGAATCCGTGATGCCGGACTGGCGGCAGGCCCAGGAACAGGCCGCCCAGCTTCTGGGGTCCGGCGTGTCGGCTGTCCAGGAAATTGCGAGCGGAATGGGTTACCCGCCAGGCGCATGACGCCTGCGGGCCGGCCCTTGGCCTCGCCTTGTCCACCTTTGTTGTATATACATCAAGAGAGGGATTGTCATGAGTGACTCCTTCGTGAACCGGGTCGTACTGATCACGGGTGCATCCAGGGGAATCGGCCGAGCCGTTGCGCTGGCGTTCGCCCGGGAGGGAGCTCTGCTGGTTCTTGCGGCCCGCTCGGCCGAGGAGCTGGCCCGGGTCCAGGATGAAGTTCGCGCTCTCGGGTCGGAAGCCCTGTCCGTCCCGACGGACGTGACCTCACCTGAAGCGGTGACGGCCCTGGTGGACGCCGCAGTGGCTCGGTTCGGTCGGATCGACGTGCTGGTGAACAACGCCGGGATCGGGAAGGTGGGCCTTGTCGAGTCGGCGGCATTCGAAGACAACGTTCGTCAGACGATGCGGGCGAGCCTCTTCGGGATGATCAACGTGACGCAGGCCGTGCTGCCGGTGCTGCGGCGGCAGGGTTCTGGAGCGATCGTGAACATGTCGTCCGTGATGGGGCGCAAGGCGTTCGCTCGATTCGGCTCGTACGCGATCGTGATGCACGGGGTTTCCGCCTTCTCGGACAGCCTCCGTCAGGAGGTGGCAGGCGGTGGGATCGGCGTATCGGTGATCTGTCCGGCGCTCACCGCCACAGACCTGCTGCGGGAGGCGAAGGAGGCGGAGATGCCGCCCCCGTTCCGGCACATGACGCCGCTGTCGGCGGACGAAGTGGCCCGAGCCGTGGTGGCCGCGGTCCGGCAGGGGAAGCGGCGAGTCGTGCTGCCACGCATGGCGAACATGCTGCTCCTCGGGGAGGCGTTGTCACCCCGCATCGGCGACCTGATCGCAACCGCTCTGACCAAGCGACGCATCGCCAGGCTGCTCAGGATGAGCAGCGGGAAGACCTATCACGAGACGATCGCGGGACACCCGGCCCGATGAAGCGACACAGGTACACGACTCGTACACCCTCGAGAGCGCTGATGCTGGTCGCGCTCCTCCTGGCCTCCTTCCTGATCAACCTCGACACCACGTTGGTCAATGTCGCGCTCCCCACGCTGTCCCGGGAGTTGGAAGCCTCCAACACGCAACTGCAGTGGGTGGTGGACGCTTATAACCTCGTCTTCGCCGCGCTGCTGCTGACTTCAGGGAGCCTTTCGGACCGGTTCGGCCGCACGGGCATGCTCATGGCCGGCCTGCTGGTGTTCGGCGCGGCGAGCTTCACCGGCGGCTTTGCCGGCTCCTCGGCGCAGCTCATCGCGGCCAGAGCGGTGATGGGACTGGGCGCCGCAATGGTCTTCCCGGCCACCCTCGCGCTTCTCACCGCGACCTTCACCAGCCGCAAGGACAGGGCGCTGGCCATCGGCCTGTGGGGCGCCACGGCCGGCATCGCCATCGCACTCGGGCCGATCGTGGGCGGGTTCCTGCTCGAGCACTACAGCTGGTCGAGCATCTTCTACGTGCTGGGCCCGGTGGCCGCGGTCGTCGTCGTCCTGGTGGCGCTGTGCGTCCCAGAGGCACGGAAGCTGGTCCCGCGCCCCCTGGATCCTGCGGGTCTGGGCCTGTCGAGCGGCTTCATGGGGCTGCTCGTCTACACCATCATCGAGGCCCCGAACCGCGGTTGGGCATCCCCTGCGTCGCTCGGCGGCTTCGCCGGCGCCCTGGTCCTGCTGATCGCATTCCTCTCTGCCGAGCGCCGCGCTCTCGAACCGATGCTCGACGTGAGGTTGTTCAAGGACATGCGTTTCAGCGCCGCGAGCGCCTCGGTCACCATCGCGTACTTCACGCTGCTCGGAATTATCTTCCTGATCACGCAGTACTTCCAGTTCGTCCGCGGATACAGCCCACTGTCCGCCGGCGTTCATCTGCTCCCGGTCGCGGTCTCCGTTGCCGTCGGATCGACCATCGGCACACGGCTGGCGGTCCGCGTCGGCACCAAGCTGGTCGTCACAACCGGACTGGCCCTCCAGGCGCTCTTCTACTTCTGGTTCGCCAGCGACGTCTCCCCGACGCTCGACTATGAAGTGATCGCCGTTCAAATGGTCGTCTACGGCCTGGGCATGGGCCTGACGTCCGCACCCGCCACCGAGTCCATCATGGGCGCGGTCGCAGCGGACCAGGCCGGCGTCGGATCCGCCGTCAACGACTCCACCCGCCTGCTCGGCGGAACCCTCGGCGTCGCCGTCATCGGCAGCATCTACGCCACGCTGTACAGCTCGCGGCTCGACGACGCCCTGCCGGCCTGGCTGTCTCCCCAACTGGCCTCCCTGGCTCATCAGTCCGTCGGGGCGGCGTCCGAGGTCTCCGGCCACTTCGCCGCCCAAGGACGGCCGATCCTCGCCGAGGCAGTCCGCCACAGCACGATCGGGGCCCTTGACCACGGCCTGAGCATCGCGTGCGTCGTCGCGGGACTCGTCGCGATCGCCGGGGCACTCCTGGCTGCCCTCTTCCTGCCCGCCCAGCCACCGCAGCAGCCGGGACACGCGGACCTGCCGGCGCATCGGGTGCCAGACCAAACGCGCGCAGCCCGCACCCTGTGATCAGCACGCCAGATTACGCCCTGAGCCCGGCGTGGGCCTGATGCCCATTCAGCCCATCACGAGGCGCTAACAGCCTCGCGGTCCTCGGCGCGCACATCGCCTCTGCTCTGCACTCCCGCCTGATGGCGTCCTTCACCGATCTCCAACTGGCGTTGTACCTCACAGACTGACCCATTTATTCAACAAGTACATCGATCCATGACAAGAGTTTCAATAGAGGAAAAACCATGAACATTCTGATAGTTGGGGCTGGAGCTTTCGGCGGCTTCCTCGGTGGACGGCTGGTGGGCGCCGGCCGGCAGGTCGACTTTCTGGTCCGCCCGAAGCGAGCGGCCCAACTGCGCGAAACCGGACTGCGCATCGTCGACGGCGAGCAGGTCGAGAGGTTCGACGCCAGCTTTCTCACCGCCGACGAGCTGACCTCGCCCTACGACCTCATCCTGCTGTGCGTGAAGCCCGACGCACTGCCCGCCGTTCTGGACGACCTCGCACCCGCCGTGGGGCGAGGCACAGCCGCGGTGCCCCTCCTCAACGGCATGGGGCACGTGGACCTGCTCACCGAGCGATACCCGCAAGCCGTCCTCGGGGGCGTGGTGAAGATCGTCACGCAGCTCGAGGCGAACGGCGACGTCCGCCAGCTGCTGCCCGGCGGGCAGATCCTCATCGGCGAACTCAACGGCGTCGTCTCCGAGCGGGTCGAGGCGGCTGCACAGGCACTGGCCATACCGGACTTCGACGTCACCGCGCTGGACAACATCGTGGACGCCATGTGGTCCAAGTGGGTGATGATCGCGACGATCGGAGCCGTGACCTCGCTGGTGCGCGGCACGATCAGCGACGCCGCTGCTGTCCAGGGCGGAGCGGCCTTCGCGACCAGAACCCTCGACGAGGCGGCGTCCGTTGCCGCAGCGGCGCGACACCCGCTGAGCGAGAGCGAGCGTGCCAGCTACCGCGAACTGGTGGCCGCTGCCGCGCTTCCCCTCACCTCCTCGCTGTCACGGGAACTCCTCGCGGGCCGGACCACCGAGGTGGACAACGTCCTGGGCGACCTGATCAACCGCGCCCACGCTTTCGGTCTGGCCGTTCCCCGACTTGAGGCCGCGGCTCTGACGCTGCGAGCACACAACGCCCGGGCGGCTGCCGCTTCCTAGCCGGCCCGGCCCATGACCGCGCCAAGTACCGGCCCAAGTTCGTGCAGCGACGCAACGGCTGGGCCCGGACCTGCACCGTCACCACCACTTAACGCATTACTGAGAGGAATATGCCGTGCTCACCGCATTTGCCGAGGCAGTCCACCGCAGAGCGAAACTCGTACTGGCCCTGTGCGCTGTCGCACTCATCGCCATGGGTGCCGTGGGCGTCAGCGCTTTCGGACAACTCAAAACCGGGGGCTTCGACGCCGAAGGCGCACAGTCCACCCGCGCCACCGAGATCGTGGACAGCACCTTCGGCGGCCCACCCAACCTGGTTCTTCTGGTGAAAGCACGCAGCGGATCGATCGACTCACCTGCTGCGGCAGCCTCCGGGACCGAACTGACCGACGATCTCGCCCAGGAGAGCGGCGTCCACAACGTCACCTCGTACTGGCAGACGCGCAATACGGCCCTGAAATCGAAGGACGGCACAGCCGCCGAGATCGTCGCGAACGTCGACGCCGACGACAACGAGCTGATCGACCACATCGTGCAGACCTATACCCACGACACGAAAACCGTCACCGTGGAGGCAGGCGGAGGCGCGGCGGTCAACCGCACCGTCAACTCCCACGTCAGAGAGGACCTCGCCCGCGCAGAGGCCATAGCAATCCCTCTGACGCTGCTCCTGCTGGTGCTTGCCTTCGGCGGCTTCGTCGCGGCCACCCTGCCGCTGGCAGTGGGCTTGGTGGCCATCCTCGGCACCTTCGCGGAGCTCTCGCTGCTCGGCCGCGTCACCGACGTGGCCGTCTACGCCATCAATCTGACGACCGCCCTCGCCCTGGCGCTCGGCGTCGACTACGCCCTGCTCATGGTGGCCCGCTACCGCGAACTCGCCGCCCAGGGACTGGACGGCCGCACCGCAGTCGTGGTCACCGTTCGAACCGCGGGACGCACCATCTTGTTCTCCGCGGCAACCGTCATCGCCGCACTGGCCGCGCTGCTGATGTTCCCCTTGTACTTCCTGCGCTCGTTCGCCTACGCGGGCATCGGCGTCGTCACCATCGCCGCAGCAGCGGCCCTGATCCTCATGCCGGCACTGCTCACCGTCCTGGGTCCACGTGTCGAGGCCGGGCGCCTGCCATGGTCGCGAGGCCACCGCGGCAGCGAGGCCCCCATCTGGGGCCGGCTGGCCGGCGCGGTGATGCGCCGCCCCCTGCTCGCGCTCGCGCCCCTGGCGCTCCTGCTGGCGATGGCGAGCCCCCTGGCACACGCCGTCTTCGGCACCCCCGACGAAGGAGTCCTGCCCGCCTCCGCTCCGGCACGCCACACCTCCGACGAACTGCGCACCGCATTCAACGGCGACCAGGCGACCACCCTGCAGGTGGTTGTCCAAGGCGACCCGGGCGCCCTGCCCGACACGATCGGGCACCTGCCCCACGTTGCCCACGTCACCAGCCGCACCGCCGCGGACACCGACACCAGCCTGCTCACCGTCTCCACCGACCTCACCAGCCACTCCGCGGCCGCGCAGCAACTGGTCGGCGACATCAGGGCGCTGCCCGCCCCGCACGACGCCAACGTCCTGGTCACCGGCGATTCCGCACGACTCGTGGACACCAACCACGCCATCGACACGCGCCTCCCGTACGCCGCAGGCCTGATCGGACTCACCACACTGATCGTGCTCTTCCTGTTCACCGGCAGCGTCGCCCAACCGATCCGGGCCCTCGTCCTCAACGCCCTCGGCATGACCGCGTCCCTCGGCACGATGGTGTGGATCTTCCAGGACGGTCATCTCTCCTCATGGCTCGGCTTCACCCCACGCCCGATGGACACCGCGATGACCGTAGCCCTGTTCTGCATCGCCTTCGGCCTGTCGATGGACTACGAAGTCTTCCTCACCAGCCGCATCAAGGAACTGCACGACGGCGGCGCCACCACCTTCGAAGCCGTCACCGAAGGACTGGCGCGCACCGGACGGATCGTGTCGACCGCAGCCGTCCTCCTCGCGGTGAGCTTCTT
This genomic window contains:
- a CDS encoding MarR family winged helix-turn-helix transcriptional regulator; its protein translation is MSTSVDEIVQDCLAVRIRLIGRAVTSLYDGALERHGVTIAQVNLLAALGKVGPCPPGRLGEVLQLERSTVSRNLQLLLKQGWIEAAASDAKGMREVVLTGAGRTKIESVMPDWRQAQEQAAQLLGSGVSAVQEIASGMGYPPGA
- a CDS encoding SDR family oxidoreductase — its product is MNRVVLITGASRGIGRAVALAFAREGALLVLAARSAEELARVQDEVRALGSEALSVPTDVTSPEAVTALVDAAVARFGRIDVLVNNAGIGKVGLVESAAFEDNVRQTMRASLFGMINVTQAVLPVLRRQGSGAIVNMSSVMGRKAFARFGSYAIVMHGVSAFSDSLRQEVAGGGIGVSVICPALTATDLLREAKEAEMPPPFRHMTPLSADEVARAVVAAVRQGKRRVVLPRMANMLLLGEALSPRIGDLIATALTKRRIARLLRMSSGKTYHETIAGHPAR
- a CDS encoding MFS transporter, yielding MLVALLLASFLINLDTTLVNVALPTLSRELEASNTQLQWVVDAYNLVFAALLLTSGSLSDRFGRTGMLMAGLLVFGAASFTGGFAGSSAQLIAARAVMGLGAAMVFPATLALLTATFTSRKDRALAIGLWGATAGIAIALGPIVGGFLLEHYSWSSIFYVLGPVAAVVVVLVALCVPEARKLVPRPLDPAGLGLSSGFMGLLVYTIIEAPNRGWASPASLGGFAGALVLLIAFLSAERRALEPMLDVRLFKDMRFSAASASVTIAYFTLLGIIFLITQYFQFVRGYSPLSAGVHLLPVAVSVAVGSTIGTRLAVRVGTKLVVTTGLALQALFYFWFASDVSPTLDYEVIAVQMVVYGLGMGLTSAPATESIMGAVAADQAGVGSAVNDSTRLLGGTLGVAVIGSIYATLYSSRLDDALPAWLSPQLASLAHQSVGAASEVSGHFAAQGRPILAEAVRHSTIGALDHGLSIACVVAGLVAIAGALLAALFLPAQPPQQPGHADLPAHRVPDQTRAARTL
- a CDS encoding 2-dehydropantoate 2-reductase encodes the protein MNILIVGAGAFGGFLGGRLVGAGRQVDFLVRPKRAAQLRETGLRIVDGEQVERFDASFLTADELTSPYDLILLCVKPDALPAVLDDLAPAVGRGTAAVPLLNGMGHVDLLTERYPQAVLGGVVKIVTQLEANGDVRQLLPGGQILIGELNGVVSERVEAAAQALAIPDFDVTALDNIVDAMWSKWVMIATIGAVTSLVRGTISDAAAVQGGAAFATRTLDEAASVAAAARHPLSESERASYRELVAAAALPLTSSLSRELLAGRTTEVDNVLGDLINRAHAFGLAVPRLEAAALTLRAHNARAAAAS
- a CDS encoding MMPL family transporter; the protein is MLTAFAEAVHRRAKLVLALCAVALIAMGAVGVSAFGQLKTGGFDAEGAQSTRATEIVDSTFGGPPNLVLLVKARSGSIDSPAAAASGTELTDDLAQESGVHNVTSYWQTRNTALKSKDGTAAEIVANVDADDNELIDHIVQTYTHDTKTVTVEAGGGAAVNRTVNSHVREDLARAEAIAIPLTLLLLVLAFGGFVAATLPLAVGLVAILGTFAELSLLGRVTDVAVYAINLTTALALALGVDYALLMVARYRELAAQGLDGRTAVVVTVRTAGRTILFSAATVIAALAALLMFPLYFLRSFAYAGIGVVTIAAAAALILMPALLTVLGPRVEAGRLPWSRGHRGSEAPIWGRLAGAVMRRPLLALAPLALLLAMASPLAHAVFGTPDEGVLPASAPARHTSDELRTAFNGDQATTLQVVVQGDPGALPDTIGHLPHVAHVTSRTAADTDTSLLTVSTDLTSHSAAAQQLVGDIRALPAPHDANVLVTGDSARLVDTNHAIDTRLPYAAGLIGLTTLIVLFLFTGSVAQPIRALVLNALGMTASLGTMVWIFQDGHLSSWLGFTPRPMDTAMTVALFCIAFGLSMDYEVFLTSRIKELHDGGATTFEAVTEGLARTGRIVSTAAVLLAVSFFAFATASVSFLQMFGLGCGLAILLDALLIRGILVPAAMRLLGRHAWTAPRPLRRLHDRVGLTETEERKDLAPVG